The following are encoded in a window of Carya illinoinensis cultivar Pawnee chromosome 15, C.illinoinensisPawnee_v1, whole genome shotgun sequence genomic DNA:
- the LOC122297404 gene encoding uncharacterized protein LOC122297404, translated as MTDQDKFDKAKVMYQALEKCSFQFEHCWHLLKDQPKWIWRATKEDPKQRKTMSPSPTPTRCSGATIDSAFDIVADEVMENEVIELDRPIGRKAEKGKRKAQSKQVEETFQLRKMKYTLLEESRAQEK; from the exons atgaccgaCCAAGACAAG TTCGACAAGGCCAAGGTTATGTACCAAGCGCTAGAAAAATGCTCCTTCCAATTTgagcattgttggcacctgttgaaggaccaacctaagtggatttggcgcgccacaaaggaggatccaaaACAAAGGAAGACGATGTCCCCATCCCCGACCCCAACTCGATGTTCTGGCGCTACAATTGATTCAGCTTTTGATATTGTGGCGGATGAAGTCATGGAGAATGAAGTTATCGAGTTGGACCGACCAATTGGaaggaaagctgagaaaggaaaacgaaaaGCCCAAAGCAAGCAAGTAGAGGAAACTTTCCAACTCaggaagatgaagtatactcttTTGGAGGAGTCACGCGCTCAGGAGAAATAG